A window of Desulfurellaceae bacterium genomic DNA:
TTGACGGGCTTCTCTCCCCGCGAATGCCATCATTACTTCCAGCATTGTGGCTACAGATAATGGTGAACCGCTCTAGGTGAGAGTACGGTAATATCTATATCAAGCGTCTCGCCATCGCAGGGATTGGTAACGTCCCAAGTCGCTATGTCAGAATCATTGTCAAAAACTCGCGCGGTCTTCGTGATACACATACTCGGCGTCACAAACTCCGTTGCCGCAAACCCCTGCGTCTCCTCCGACCATTCGACCTTCGCTCGCTGCCCATCACTCAACCGTATTGTTCCCGAGCCAGACACGCCCTCAAGAAATTCCACCCCGGGCGTGACGACCGTAAACTCCACCCGGTCGAACTCGACCTCATCGTCATACACCACCGCAGTGTGTTGGCCTTCCCCGAGGAGATTATAGTTCACGAGGAGCACATAGCCGTTGTCGGCATCCCCACATACGTCCAGGGTGTCGCCTCGGGACGATCCATACAGAATCTCAAGAGGTTCTTCGCCATTGAAACGGACGGTGAGCGTTCCAGCCTCACATTTCCACCCGGACAATATCCCGATTCCGCTGACCGTGCTTTCCTGGGCCGGGACCTCAATGCGGTCTGCCCACCCCACAGACGAGAGAGCAAAAACAAGTCCTAGAACAGCAATGATTGTATACATCTTCAGCTTCCCTTTTCAGAACACAGATCAGGGGATCGTATCTCAGCGCGGTGTCACTTCCATATTCAGATTATTTGTATAAATAAGAGCTGTAGCCGAGCCTCTCTCGAACTGTCAAGTTGAGAGGCGTCCGTCCTCAGAGCCTCTCAGAGACCGATTTCACTCACCTTTTGGGCCGGCTCGCACATAGCAGACAGGCCACCCGCCCCACGCCCCTGCCTGCTCACCGTCCGGGGAGGAGAGCGGGCGGGCGGGCGATTCTTGCAGTTCTCGCTTGTGGTCTGGAAGCGGCGTCAAGGCTGCGCTTGGGCGGGCGACGCTGTTCGCTCAATGAGCGCTTCCAAGGCACGCCCCTGCTGGCGTAAGACTTCCATCGTTTCCACATGGCCGTCGGCGTGCTGCTGTTCGCGGCGCAGCCCCTCCTGGCTCATCTTGCGAATCCCCCAGGCGATAATCCCGGCTTGCAGGAGACCAACAAGGACGGCGGCCCCAGCCTGCATGTAGGTGGCCCACAAAGCAATGTTGTTCCCGGTCTGTTGCGCGGCAAGGCTGGCCTGCTGAAAGGCGATGGTGGCGGCTTCCAACTCCGCCATATAACGATTGCTCCTAATCCGCGGCGGCGAGGGCTGGCTGCTGGACCTGGGGCTGGCCGTGGATTCCCCGCAGGTGGGGCATGATCTCGGAGGCGAACATCTCCATGTTCTTCAGCGTCTTGTCGTGCGGCATGTCGCCGAAGTGCAGCAGAACCGGCATGGTCCCAAAGCCGAGCGTTTTTGCCGCGTTCTCCAAGCGCTGACGCACGGTGTCCACCCCGCCCACAATGCAGAAGCCCTTTTCGTTCAGCTCATGAAACGACATCTTGCTCCAGTCCATCTGGTCGGCGTGGCTCAGGATGTTCATCATCGATGCATGGCTGACATAGCCCGGCGGGAACAGAAACTCGGGCTTCTGACGCAGCCCGAAGTGATACAGCCACAGCAGATGCTCGGCCGCTTCTTCCTCGGCCTTGGCGTCGGTGTCGGCCACATATACCGGATAGACGTGGCCGAGCTGGTAGGGCGAGGCCGTGTAGCCGAACTTTTCGGCACACTCGCGGTACATGTCGAAATACATCTTGACCAGATTCTCCGGCATGTACACGGCCAGATAGGTATACTTGCGGTCCGGGTGGGCGCACCACTCAATTGTCTCGGAGCTGCCAAAGCCCGGAATCCAGATCTTGGGATGCGGCTTTTGCAGCGGTCGAGGCCAGACGTTGGCATACCGGACCTCAAAGTGCTTGCCCTCCCAGGAAAAGGGCCCGGGGTCGGTCCAGGCCTTGAGGATCAGGTCGTGCGCTTCACGGAAACGCTCCATCGAATAGCTGGGGTTGATGCCCATCGAGAAGTACTCGCAGCCGATGCCGCGCACAAAGCCCGAGATGACCCGCCCGCCGGTGATAACGTCGAGCATGGCCACTTCTTCGGCCACCCGCAGCGGATGGTCGCGCAAGGGCAACCCGTTGCCGACAATCGCGATTTTGAGCCGCGAGGTGCGCCGCGCCAGCATGGCGCCCATGATGTTGGGGGCCGGCATCGTGCCATAGGCGTTCTGGTGGTGCTCGTTGACGCACACGCCGTCAAAGCCCAGCGTCTCGGCGTACTCCAGCTCGTCCAGATAGCGGTTGTACAACTGCTGACCCTCGGCCGGGTCATAACACTCGTTGGACAGCGTGACCCAAGCCGACGGATACTTGTCCGGCTTGTCGGCAAAATCCTGGGGCAGATGCGGCCACGGCATGAGATGAAACGCGTAGAACTCCATGACTTACTCCTTGAGAGCCCTCGGCTCATGAGCCGCCAGCAGGCTCGATTCAAACACGATCCGCCCTTCCCGCTCCTGGGCGGCAATCCGGGCCTCCATATCCGACCCGAGCTGAATCGTGCGCTGCTGCGGAAACTTGTCCCGTTCCAAGGGCGGACGCAGATAAAACTCGTCCGGTGAGTTGAGTGACATCATGCCCTTGGGCGGTTCCAGAAACCACTCGCGGCGCATGAAGCCGGGACTGAAAAAAACCTGCCGGTCCGCGTCCGACCACTCGCGGTTGAGGATACCGTGAATCGAGGCCTGGAGCAGATCGATTGGAATGTCCCACCACAGGTCGAACAGCACCGCATAGCCACGGTCGCCGAGCTTGGGGTTGGCCCGTACCCCGGTCCGGGCGTTGATAAAGGCCAGCCTGCCGTCCCGGTCGTACTCTTCGATGCGTAGCGGAAAAAAGGACTGCTGATCGACCCAGTAGATCAGCTTGCTCATGTAGTAGTTGGCGTGCCAGTCTTTTTTGGGCAGCGACTCCAGCACATAGCAGGGCACCCCGCCGTCCTCGGTGTACAGCGGATAATCCGGCCCCATGAGCTTGACATCCGCAGCGTGGACATCGATGTAGTTGCCCTCGGTGTCGGTCAGCACCGCAGTCTGTCGGGTGACCGGAAAACGCACGGTCTCATACAGCGTGTCTACGCCGAGAATCCGCCACTCAAACTCCCAGGCGTCCCGCCCGATCAGGTCGTCGAAGGTCGCCGCCCCGTTGGGCAGGCGATCCTCGCGCCGGGGCGCGGGCTGGCGCCGGATACGCCGCATGGAGGGCGAGTAGGCAAACAGTTCGACCTTGGTCGGAAAGCTCTGATCGGTCCGGTAGCCGATGAACAACGTCTGGGTCCCGTAGCGCTCGGCCGGAGACACAGCCTGCGACAGCCAGCGGAAGACTTCCTTGCCGGGTTTGGCGGTGTACAGATGCTCGGCAAAACCGCCCTGGGGCAGGTACAGGATGGGAATGATCGACACCCGCTGGTCCATGAAGCCGGAGCCGGTCAGGGTCGTGGCGATGTCGATCAGGGTGCTGTTCCAGTACGGAGAGTGGGGGTACTCCATGGACCGAATACCCATTTCTTCCGCGCTGTAGGGCGCTGCAAACGGAAATTTTTCAGCCGGCAGATACGGCACCTGGGCGTCACGGGGGGTATCGGTCCGCAGGTCGAGCCGGGCCTGTTCCTGGGCCGACAGCTCGTCCACAGTCCGCCACGTCCGAGTCGGGGTGTCCTGGGCCAGAGTCCAGACCGGACACACCGCCAGGCTGATCAGCATCAGCCCCCAGACGCGGCCCCTGCCGGTCATGGCGCCCCGACCTCCATCACCCCGACCGGGATCTCAAAAACCAGGTGGCCGGCCGCCTCCTGAGCCCGGATGCGGGCCGCTACCTCGGGCGCCGGCGCGACCGTCCGGTCCTGGGGAAATTTCTCTGGATACAGCAATGGACGCAGATAAAACTCGGCCGGTGAATTCACCAGGGTCTGGGTTTTCAGGGGATGCATCAGCCAGCCGCGGCGCATGAAATCCGGACTAAACGCCACCTCTTTATCCTTGACCGACCACTCCTTGACCAGGTGGGCGTCGTGGATGCTGTAGCTCATCAGGTCAAGCGATACATCGTAGTACAGGGTCATCAGCGCCGCATAGCCCTTGTCCTTGAGGGTCGGATTATCCTGTCTGGCGATCCGCACCTCAACGACCTGGAGCTGGCCATCGTGATCGTACTGCTCGATACGCAGCGGGTAGAAATAGTGACGGTCCAGCCAGTAGATGAGTTTGCTGGTCGGATAGTTGGGCAGCCAATCCTCGCGGGTCGTGGATTCGACCACATAACACTCCACGCCGCCGTCGGGACGGTAGAACGGATAGCTGTCCCACATCATTGTGAGCTGGTCGGTCGCGGCGTCGAAAAACGTGCCGTCCGGATTGGCTAGGGTCACGGTCGGGCGCGTAGTGGGAAAGCGCACCGTCTCATACAAGACGTCGGTCCCCAGCACACGCCAGCGAAACTCCCACGCATCGCGGCCGACGATATCGTCAAACGACTGGACATTGTTGGGGAAGCGCTCGCCCCGCCGGGGCTGGGGAATCCGCCGCACCCGGCGCATGGCCGGGGCGTAGGCAAAATAGTCCAGCTTGGTCGAGTTTTCCTTATCGGTCCGGTGCATGATCCACAGGTCCTGGGCGCCCTGCAGTTCGGCCGGTGAGGAGTAATAAAACACCATCCGAAAGAAATCCTGACCCGCCGGCGTTGCCAGATGACCGGCAACGCCGTCCTCGGCCGGCATATAGAAATTGAGCCCGATCGTGACGCCCTGGTTCAGGTAGCCGCCGCTGGTCATTGAGCCGAAGGCGTCGGCCATGACGTGCGACCAGCGCGACACATGGGTGAACTCCATGGAGCGATAGCCCAACTCCTCGGCCGTATACGGCGCCTCAAACGGATAGGGCTCCGCCGGCAGATAGGGAATGGTCGCGCTGCGCGGGGTGTCGGTCCGAAAGTCGAGCCCGACTTTTTCTTCCGCCGACAGCTCGGCAAGCGTCTTCCAGGATTTCGGCCGAGCGCCGTTGTCCTGGGCGCCAATTACAGCCGGACACAGCAGGACGGCGAGCAGGCAGATGTGGACGACAAACGTATTCATGGGCTAAAACTCGTAGCTCAGCTCCCAGCCGATATTATCGTACTTGCCATAGATGGCGTACAGGTCGGTCCCATAGCCGCCGCTGAAGGCCGTATAGGTCATGCGGCCGGTGATGAACTGGGAGAAATTATAGCTGGCCGTCAGTCTGGTTTTCATGCCCTGCCACTTGCGGTTGGGGCCGCTGAGCCACGGGATGGCCGTCACGCTGACGTTGAGGCGGTCGCGCGTAAAGCGGAACGGCCGGCCGACAAACACCACCGGCAGGACGTTCCACTCGTCACCAATCGCCCCGCCGAATCCGCTACCCAGGGTGTCGCGCCAGTCAAAGGTGTACAGCAGCGAGGGCTGGAAAATAAACGAGGTGTTGCCCGGCAGGGCAAATTCCAGCGCAACCGCGGCCCGCATCGTATCCCGGGACACATGCCCACCGGATTTGAAACGCTCGCCCAGGCCGGCCCGGCGCCGGGTCGCCACCATCCGCCGCACGTCTTTGGCGTTGTGCTCCTTGGTGTTGATATGAAAATCGGGCGCCGGCAGGCTGCTGGTCGCACCAAAGCGGCTGGTGTCCTGAAACTCGACAGCCTTGGTCCACAGGCCCTCAACCCGCAGCACCATGGGCAACTCACCGACTATGGGCACGTTGGCGAACGAGGTGGCATAGTCGGCCGTGATCCCGAAATGGTGCAGGCGGGTGTGGCGGGGCTGCAGAATCAGGTGGATATCCCCGTCCTGGTCAATCGCCCGATCAACAATGAAATTCTGGGCCGACTTGTTCCACGCGTAGTAGTACACCAAGCCCCAGGTCAGGGGCTCCATGGACACGTCCAAACGGGCGCCGAACTCGTGGTCGCCCCAGTTTCCGGACGAGGGGCGGCGGCGCTTGAGGATATAATTGCCGAAGAAATCCTTGCGGCCCATCAACAAGTCCTCGTCGCTGGTCAACAGGCTTTCGGCGTTCGGCGGCAGGAAGGGCAGTGCCCAGGGTGCGCCGTAGGGCGCGCTGCGGTCGTGCTCGAAATGCGGAATCCACAAGAAGTTGAGCGAGTTGGCACCAAAGAAATACGTCGTATTCAGCATAAAGACCGGCAGCCGCCGGAATTCATACTCGTTGGCCTCGACCTGGGCACCCTCGCGGTTGTCGATGGCGTTGATCGTGTCAATATACCGCCCGTCCATTTTTCCCCAGGCGATCTGCTGCTTGCCGATCACCAGGTCCAGATTATGGGTGCGGTAGCTGACGTACAGCTCGCGCACGATCCGATCAAGATTGTGGTAGCCACGCAGCGTCTCGCTCACCCGGTCGCCGTACAGGCCCGACGAGTCCTGCCAGTTGTACACCCCGTCGTACAGAAAATGGCTGATATTGGTGATCTCGATATTGGGCGAGAGCTGATAGTGGCTCTCCAGTTCCAGCAGGTTCTGAAGCTGCAGGAAACGGAAGTCTCGGCGACGGTTGTGAATCGTCTGGCTGCTGGTCAGCAAGACATCCGACCACTGCCGATAAAAGCCCTTAAAGGTCAGGGCCGGCACCCGGCGTTCAATCGGCTGACGCACATAGCGACCGGCCGGATCGAAGGTTGCCAGAAAGCGGTCGAAGCGTGACCAGTTATTACTCGCCCAGCCGATCGGCTTGCTCAACGGCCCGTCCCACAGCGCATAGCTGGGCGAGGTCCACAGCAGGAGGACAAGACATCCTAGCAGGCAGGCTGGTCTGAAACGGTGCGGTTGTCCCATTCGTGTGACTATCCTTTCTGTACGAACAGCCCGCCTTATGCTCCGGCGGCCTGCTGGACGAGAATGCCGTCGGCCGCCAGTGCGGCGATCCGGTCTGCCCCATAGCCCAGGTAGCGTTCCAGCACGGCGGCATTATGCTGGCCCAGATCGGGCGCGGGCACGACCTGGGGCAGCGGATGACCGGAGAAGCGGAACGGAAAGCCGGGGATCATGAAGTCGCCTAGCAGCGGATCGGACACCGAGCGGACGGCCTGGCGCTCGACCAGGTGCGGATGCTCGACCACCTCGGGCACGGTCAGCACCGGGGCGGCCGGCACCCGTTCGCGGTCCAGGGCGTCCAGCGCCGCCTGGCGGTCGGGCAGAGACAGCAGCCAGCGCTCAATCTCGGGCATCAGGATGTCGCGATTCTTGCGCCGCACACGGACATTGCGAAAGCGCGGGTCGTCCGACAGATCGGGCCGTTGCATAGCCCTGGTCAGCCCCTGCCACTGGTGGTCCAGGGCGGCGATAATCATGATATAGCCCTGGCGTGCCTTGAACACGCCGCACGGCGTCAGCCCGGTGTGGTGCGAGCCGCCCCGGGTCGGAATGAACTTGCCCTGGGTCGCCGTATAGGTTGCCAGGCTGAAATCGTGGGTGTGGATGTAGGAATCAAGGAGCGACACATCGATGTACTGGCCCTCGCCGCTGCGTTCACGGTGCAGCAGGCAGCAGGCAATTGCGGCCAGGGCGTGGACACCGGTACTGACATCGCCCATGGCCACCATGGGGATGACCGGCGGCTGGTCGGGCTCGCCCATCACCTCGGTCACGCCGGCATACGCCTGGGCGATATAGTCAAAGCCCGGCACGTGGGACAGCGGACCGGTCTGGCCCAGGGCCGAAATCGAACACATCACCAGCCTGGGGTTGAGTTCCTTCAGCACCTCGTAGCCCAGCCCCAGACGCCCGATCACCCCCGGGCTGTAATTCTCGACCACCACGTCAACATGCGGCACCAGGGCGCGAACCAGCTCACGTCCGACTTCGGTCTTGAGATTCACACACAGGCTGTGCTTGCCCAGGTTATGCTGCATGAAATAGCCGCTGCGGCCCTTTTTCCAGACCGGGTTCTGACGTGCCGGGTCTCCGGCCGGGGCTTGTTCGACCTTGATGACCTCGGCTCCCATTTCGGCCATCAGTTTGGTCGTCGTCGGGCCGGCGACAATCTGGGTAAAATCCAGCACGGTGTAGCCGGCCAACATCCCGCTCGTGTTTTGTGCGGCCATATGCGCCCCTCCTGACATGCCAATCTCGCCAATCCGGCAAGAGAGCCTCCAGCGACTGAATGACTGTTCAGTCGCTGGAAACCGAGCGGGATTGTACTCGGGAACGCCCGAACATGCAAGCAGACAGCCAGCCCCGGTCGGGGGTGTGGAACGGACGCTGGACTCAGGGGCTGAGAGCCGGTGTGTGGCGGTCTATCCAGTCGGCCAGGGGCGAAAACACCTGTTGGGCCGCCGCCGTTCCGAGCAGCACGTCGAGATGGCCCCAGTCCTGGAGCAGGGAGTACTCGACGTCACGGCTGGCCGTGGCCCGGGCAGTATACTCGACCCGTCCGGTCCAGCCGATACCGGCCTTGTCCATATTGCTGCTGGCAAAGGCGATGACCGGAATGGTGAGGGCGCGCAGCGCGCCGGCGTAGTCGAACTGGGCGTCGGCCAGATGACGCGCCAACTCGAAACCGCCGTGATTCTGGACCCGCGGCCAGTAGCGATCCTGGTGCAGGAATATCCGGGCCAGGACCAGGATATCGGCATAGCCGCCCTTGGCGTTTGACAGGCCGCCCTGCTGACCATAGGTCGGAGATACAAACAGAAAGTGTTTCAGCATCTCAGCCCGGTTCTCGAACAGGTGGACCGGCATGAAATCGGGACCGTCGGGCTCGGCCAGGGTGTCGTGCAGCATCTTGATCCAGCGCCGGTAGGGCACATAGCGCCGCTCCAGATCGTCGGCAAACCAGGTCGGGGTCTCGGGTCGTTCCCGGTAAATCGCACGCGCCTCGGGCGGCTCAAGGGCGTAGCCGTCCAGCAGGGCCAGGCCGAGCACGTCCTGGCGGCTGTAGCGGGCCGCCATCAGGGCTGCAAACGTTGCCCCGCGGCTATAGCCGCCAACGAAGATTTTTTGCACCCCGCTCGTCTGCCGGACAAAATCCGCAGCCGCAGCCGTATCCTCAATAAACACCTGGGCGGTCCAGCCCTGCATGAAACCGGACTCGAAGATCTGCTCCCGGGTGATGAAATGCGTCCGATAGTCGAGGGTCCAGGTCTCGATCCCGCGCCGGGCCAGATACAGCCGCAGGTCGTAGCGCTCATCGGCCACCACGACCTCGCCGTGGTGGTGCGTGCCGGGCAGAAAGAAAAATACCGACCGGGCGGCGGCCGACGGCGTGTCCACGCTCCGAATACGGTGCACGGCGATATAGTCGTGCTGGCCGTGCGGGGGACGGGCACTCGTCCACACGCTCTCGCGCAGCCCCGGATAGCCGGCAATCGCCCGCTCGGTCACACTCTGGGTCCAGCCCGAGGCGGCGACCGACGCCGGTCCGCCCGGAGTGGACGCGGGCGGCGGCCGCCCGGCGGGAGTCGCTGCGGGCGGCGGGTCGGCGTACAGCCTGGGATTCGAGAACGGCTTTTTTTGCGGCTGGCCGCAGGCGCTGACAAGAAAGACGAGGGCAACGATGAACGATGAATGATGAATGATGAATGAAAAGACCCGCTTCATCGTGACTCCAGGAGGACAGAGCCCTCCGTTCAGCATTCAGCCTTCCTCGTTCCGCACTGCTCAGGTCAGCACCTGCCCGTCGCGGAGCTGTTGAATCTCGGCTTCCGACATGCCCAGCAGCTCGCCCAAGACCTCATCGGTATGCTGGCCCCGCAGCGGGGCGGCGGCGCGAACCTCGCACGGCGTGTCCGACATCTGCCACGGAATGCCGGCATGCACGCGCGGGCTGAACTCGGGATGGTCTTTGCGGACCAGGTAGCCGCGCGCTTCGAGGTGTGGGTCGGTGGCCATATCCTTGTTGCTCATCGACGGAAAGGCTGCCACCCCGGCTTGTTGCAGCACCTCGGTCACCTCCCAGCGGTCGCGCTGCGCGGTCCAGGCGCTCAGGATGTCCTCCAGCGCATCCTCGTTGGCCTTGCGGGCGGTGGCATTCGCAAAGCGCTTATCGCTCGCCAGCTCGGGCTGGCCAATGGCCCGACACAGGGCCTGCCATTCGGCGTCCGAGCCGCACACGATCGTCACCCATTTATCGGCGTCGCCCCGGCACTTGAAGCAGCCGTGGGGCGCCATCCAGGGGTCGTGGTTGCCGTCCCGTTCGGCCTGGGTCTTGTTCATGGCGTAGTCCATCAGCCCCTCGGGCATCAGGACCAATAGTGCCTCCCACAGCGCCAGATCGACGTGCACGCCCCGGCCGGTCCGCTGCCGGTAGGCCAGGGCCGCCAGGGCGGCAAACGCCCCAAAGATGCCGGCGTTCGGATCGCCGTAGGAAATCCCGACCTCGGCCGGCCCCTTATCCCGATAACCGGACAGCGAGGAAATGCCGGCCAGGGGCACCGAGGCCGGCCCATAGCCCATATACTTACGCTCAGGGCCGGTCTGGCCATAGCCACAGATTGAAATCATGATCAGGTCGGGCTTGAGCTGGCTGAGCGTGTCATAGCCGAAGCCCATGCGCTCAATCGCGCCGGCCGAAAAGTTCTGGACGACGATATCGGACTGGGCCGCCAGCTTTTTGACAATCTCGACCGCCTCGGGTCGGCCCAGGTCGAGCTGTATGCTCTTCTTGCCCTGACTGTACTGGTTGAAATAACCGGCCCGGTTGGGGCCCGGCTGGTCATCCGCAAACGGCGGGATCAGGCGCGTGACACACGGCCGTTTCTCGCTCTCAATACGGATCACCTGTGCGCCCATATGGGCCATCTGCAGCGTACAGTAGGGTCCGGCCCAGGCCCAGGTGAAGTCCAGCACGCGAATGCCGTCCAGGGGTCGTGATGATGACATGCGATACCTCGTTCCGCGTTCAGATAATGCCCCTCTGCTTCAGGTCGGCCAGCTCGTCCCCGGACAGGCCGAGCTGGCCGCAGTAGACCGCTTCATTATGCTCGCCCAGCAGCGGGGCCGGGCGGGGCGTCTCGACCCCGCCCTCGGACACCTTGAACGGAGCGCCGGGGTAGTCCAGCGTGCCGGCGACCTGATGGCTGATCGTGGTGAAGAACTCGCGCGCCTTCAGGTGCTCGGAGGCAAACAGGTCGGCCATGGTATTCACCGGCGCCATGCAGATACGGCGCTCCTGGCCGGCCTTGTACAGGTCGGCCACCTTCCAGTTGGCCGCCCACTCCTGGAGCAGCGGAAAGAGCGCGTCGTAGTTCAGGCCGCGCTGGACCCGATCTTCGAAGATCTCCAGCGTGGCCCATTCGGGATTCCCCATCAGCTCCACCAGGCGCTGCCACTGGTCTTCTTCGACGTTGATCACAAACAGCTTGCCGTCCTGGCAGTCGAGCATACACCACGGAAAAATCGAGCGCCGGCCCAGGCGTGAGGTCTCATTCCCGGCATAGGTGTAATGGGTGAAGTTCATTTCCAGAATGGCGGCAATACACTCCTGAATCGACACGTCAACGTGCTGGCCCTGGCCGCTCAGCAGCCGGTGATAATACGCGCCCAGGCTGGCCACTGCGGCGTGCACGCCGCCCTGGAAATCGGCCTGATGGCCAAAGGCCTTGAGCGGCGGCAGGTCGGCATAATCCGAGGCGCCGGGGCTGATGAACGCCCAGCCCCCGGCGTTGCTGGCCGTCAGCTCAAAGGCGTGGTAGTCGCGGTAGGGTCCGGTGCAGCCGAAATACGAAATCGTGGTCATGATCAGGCCGGGATTGGTCCGCCGCAGCGTGTCGAAGTCCAGCCCCA
This region includes:
- a CDS encoding CoA transferase, whose translation is MAAQNTSGMLAGYTVLDFTQIVAGPTTTKLMAEMGAEVIKVEQAPAGDPARQNPVWKKGRSGYFMQHNLGKHSLCVNLKTEVGRELVRALVPHVDVVVENYSPGVIGRLGLGYEVLKELNPRLVMCSISALGQTGPLSHVPGFDYIAQAYAGVTEVMGEPDQPPVIPMVAMGDVSTGVHALAAIACCLLHRERSGEGQYIDVSLLDSYIHTHDFSLATYTATQGKFIPTRGGSHHTGLTPCGVFKARQGYIMIIAALDHQWQGLTRAMQRPDLSDDPRFRNVRVRRKNRDILMPEIERWLLSLPDRQAALDALDRERVPAAPVLTVPEVVEHPHLVERQAVRSVSDPLLGDFMIPGFPFRFSGHPLPQVVPAPDLGQHNAAVLERYLGYGADRIAALAADGILVQQAAGA
- a CDS encoding outer membrane lipoprotein-sorting protein, with protein sequence MTGRGRVWGLMLISLAVCPVWTLAQDTPTRTWRTVDELSAQEQARLDLRTDTPRDAQVPYLPAEKFPFAAPYSAEEMGIRSMEYPHSPYWNSTLIDIATTLTGSGFMDQRVSIIPILYLPQGGFAEHLYTAKPGKEVFRWLSQAVSPAERYGTQTLFIGYRTDQSFPTKVELFAYSPSMRRIRRQPAPRREDRLPNGAATFDDLIGRDAWEFEWRILGVDTLYETVRFPVTRQTAVLTDTEGNYIDVHAADVKLMGPDYPLYTEDGGVPCYVLESLPKKDWHANYYMSKLIYWVDQQSFFPLRIEEYDRDGRLAFINARTGVRANPKLGDRGYAVLFDLWWDIPIDLLQASIHGILNREWSDADRQVFFSPGFMRREWFLEPPKGMMSLNSPDEFYLRPPLERDKFPQQRTIQLGSDMEARIAAQEREGRIVFESSLLAAHEPRALKE
- a CDS encoding alpha/beta fold hydrolase: MKRVFSFIIHHSSFIVALVFLVSACGQPQKKPFSNPRLYADPPPAATPAGRPPPASTPGGPASVAASGWTQSVTERAIAGYPGLRESVWTSARPPHGQHDYIAVHRIRSVDTPSAAARSVFFFLPGTHHHGEVVVADERYDLRLYLARRGIETWTLDYRTHFITREQIFESGFMQGWTAQVFIEDTAAAADFVRQTSGVQKIFVGGYSRGATFAALMAARYSRQDVLGLALLDGYALEPPEARAIYRERPETPTWFADDLERRYVPYRRWIKMLHDTLAEPDGPDFMPVHLFENRAEMLKHFLFVSPTYGQQGGLSNAKGGYADILVLARIFLHQDRYWPRVQNHGGFELARHLADAQFDYAGALRALTIPVIAFASSNMDKAGIGWTGRVEYTARATASRDVEYSLLQDWGHLDVLLGTAAAQQVFSPLADWIDRHTPALSP
- a CDS encoding LLM class flavin-dependent oxidoreductase; this encodes MEFYAFHLMPWPHLPQDFADKPDKYPSAWVTLSNECYDPAEGQQLYNRYLDELEYAETLGFDGVCVNEHHQNAYGTMPAPNIMGAMLARRTSRLKIAIVGNGLPLRDHPLRVAEEVAMLDVITGGRVISGFVRGIGCEYFSMGINPSYSMERFREAHDLILKAWTDPGPFSWEGKHFEVRYANVWPRPLQKPHPKIWIPGFGSSETIEWCAHPDRKYTYLAVYMPENLVKMYFDMYRECAEKFGYTASPYQLGHVYPVYVADTDAKAEEEAAEHLLWLYHFGLRQKPEFLFPPGYVSHASMMNILSHADQMDWSKMSFHELNEKGFCIVGGVDTVRQRLENAAKTLGFGTMPVLLHFGDMPHDKTLKNMEMFASEIMPHLRGIHGQPQVQQPALAAAD
- a CDS encoding CoA transferase, whose amino-acid sequence is MAEQLLTGLKVLECGNLVSAPYLGKLLADLGAEVIKLEEPGGDSARGRGPFPGDTPHPEKSGLFLYLNANKLGATLNLRTPHGRGLLQSLCSQADLLIHNYRPPEMAGLGLDFDTLRRTNPGLIMTTISYFGCTGPYRDYHAFELTASNAGGWAFISPGASDYADLPPLKAFGHQADFQGGVHAAVASLGAYYHRLLSGQGQHVDVSIQECIAAILEMNFTHYTYAGNETSRLGRRSIFPWCMLDCQDGKLFVINVEEDQWQRLVELMGNPEWATLEIFEDRVQRGLNYDALFPLLQEWAANWKVADLYKAGQERRICMAPVNTMADLFASEHLKAREFFTTISHQVAGTLDYPGAPFKVSEGGVETPRPAPLLGEHNEAVYCGQLGLSGDELADLKQRGII
- a CDS encoding DUF1329 domain-containing protein, whose protein sequence is MNTFVVHICLLAVLLCPAVIGAQDNGARPKSWKTLAELSAEEKVGLDFRTDTPRSATIPYLPAEPYPFEAPYTAEELGYRSMEFTHVSRWSHVMADAFGSMTSGGYLNQGVTIGLNFYMPAEDGVAGHLATPAGQDFFRMVFYYSSPAELQGAQDLWIMHRTDKENSTKLDYFAYAPAMRRVRRIPQPRRGERFPNNVQSFDDIVGRDAWEFRWRVLGTDVLYETVRFPTTRPTVTLANPDGTFFDAATDQLTMMWDSYPFYRPDGGVECYVVESTTREDWLPNYPTSKLIYWLDRHYFYPLRIEQYDHDGQLQVVEVRIARQDNPTLKDKGYAALMTLYYDVSLDLMSYSIHDAHLVKEWSVKDKEVAFSPDFMRRGWLMHPLKTQTLVNSPAEFYLRPLLYPEKFPQDRTVAPAPEVAARIRAQEAAGHLVFEIPVGVMEVGAP
- a CDS encoding CoA transferase; the protein is MSSSRPLDGIRVLDFTWAWAGPYCTLQMAHMGAQVIRIESEKRPCVTRLIPPFADDQPGPNRAGYFNQYSQGKKSIQLDLGRPEAVEIVKKLAAQSDIVVQNFSAGAIERMGFGYDTLSQLKPDLIMISICGYGQTGPERKYMGYGPASVPLAGISSLSGYRDKGPAEVGISYGDPNAGIFGAFAALAALAYRQRTGRGVHVDLALWEALLVLMPEGLMDYAMNKTQAERDGNHDPWMAPHGCFKCRGDADKWVTIVCGSDAEWQALCRAIGQPELASDKRFANATARKANEDALEDILSAWTAQRDRWEVTEVLQQAGVAAFPSMSNKDMATDPHLEARGYLVRKDHPEFSPRVHAGIPWQMSDTPCEVRAAAPLRGQHTDEVLGELLGMSEAEIQQLRDGQVLT